The following proteins come from a genomic window of Corynebacterium hansenii:
- a CDS encoding ATP-binding protein — METRAQVTLPEERFAGELDFLCSVDDGARPPGWAMTPARVVDFICGAEGLRDGRKRRDISRKFVGDRALVERCVVTLAGSRALMLVGEPGTAKSMLSELLSAAICGTSGLTVQGSAGTTEDQLRYGWNYGLLLTGGPSREALVPSPVMQAMESGRIARVEEITRCLPEVQDALVPVLSERRIAVPELGEHSVAAVEGFGVIATANLRDKGVSEMSAALKRRFNFELVEPIADAGAEMALVAEQTKAALERADVLAEVDEEVVSTLVTIFRDLRVGRTREGWAVEKPGSVLSTAEAVAISSSIALAEAYFPGTAGTESIPGHLLGAVRKDDDRDADRLRAYWDSAVHRRAESDPEGPWARLWGRRGLL, encoded by the coding sequence ATGGAAACGCGGGCGCAGGTCACCCTTCCGGAAGAACGCTTCGCCGGGGAATTGGATTTCCTCTGCTCGGTGGACGATGGCGCGCGCCCGCCGGGATGGGCGATGACCCCCGCGCGGGTCGTCGACTTCATCTGCGGTGCCGAGGGGCTTCGCGACGGCCGCAAGCGCCGTGACATCAGCCGCAAGTTCGTGGGCGACCGCGCGCTCGTGGAGAGGTGCGTGGTCACCCTGGCGGGCTCGCGGGCGCTGATGCTGGTCGGCGAGCCGGGCACGGCGAAGTCGATGCTGTCGGAGCTGCTGTCCGCCGCGATCTGCGGCACCTCGGGTTTGACGGTGCAGGGCAGCGCGGGCACGACGGAGGACCAGCTGCGCTACGGCTGGAACTACGGCCTGCTGCTCACCGGCGGCCCCTCGAGGGAAGCGCTGGTGCCGTCGCCGGTGATGCAGGCGATGGAATCCGGGCGCATCGCCCGCGTCGAGGAGATCACCCGCTGCCTGCCCGAGGTCCAGGACGCGCTGGTGCCCGTGCTGTCGGAGCGGCGCATCGCCGTGCCCGAGCTCGGCGAGCATTCGGTGGCCGCGGTGGAGGGCTTCGGCGTCATCGCCACCGCCAACCTGCGGGACAAGGGCGTCAGCGAAATGAGCGCCGCGCTCAAGCGCCGCTTCAACTTCGAGCTGGTCGAACCCATCGCCGACGCCGGCGCCGAAATGGCGCTCGTCGCCGAGCAGACCAAGGCCGCGCTCGAGCGGGCCGACGTCCTCGCCGAGGTGGACGAGGAGGTCGTGTCCACGCTGGTCACGATCTTCCGCGATCTGAGGGTCGGGCGGACGCGCGAGGGATGGGCCGTCGAAAAGCCGGGGTCCGTGCTGTCCACCGCGGAGGCCGTGGCCATTTCCTCGTCCATCGCGCTGGCCGAAGCGTATTTCCCCGGCACCGCCGGCACCGAGTCGATCCCGGGGCACCTGCTCGGTGCGGTGCGCAAGGACGACGACCGCGACGCCGACCGGCTGCGCGCCTACTGGGACTCCGCCGTGCACCGGCGCGCCGAGTCCGACCCCGAGGGCCCGTGGGCGCGGTTGTGGGGGCGGCGGGGGCTGCTGTGA
- the gndA gene encoding NADP-dependent phosphogluconate dehydrogenase — translation MDNEKQQAQIGVVGLAVMGSNIARNFARNGHTVAVYNRSPEKTRALIADHGDEGSFVPSETIGDFVASLERPRRALIMVQAGPATDAVIEQLADAMEEGDIIIDGGNSLYTDTIRREKEIRARGLHYVGAGISGGEEGALNGPSIMPGGTAESYESLGPLLESVSAHVDGVPCCTHISTDGAGHFVKMVHNGIEYADMQVIGEAYQLLRDAAGLSPAEIADVFREWNAGDLDSYLVEITAEVLSQVDAATGQPLVDVIVDAAGQKGTGRWTVKAALDLGIPVTGIGEAVFARALSSSLDQRAAARDLPSGELTGRPADRDEFIEKVRRALYASKIVAYSQGFDEINAGAAEYGWDIDRGALATIWRGGCIIRARFLDRIKEAYDRDPELPALLLDPYFRDQVTECLDAWRDVVVTATRMGLPAPVFSSSLAYYDALRAERLPAALIQGQRDFFGAHTYRRTDKEGSFHTLWSGDRSEVEA, via the coding sequence ATGGACAACGAGAAGCAGCAAGCACAGATCGGCGTCGTCGGTCTCGCAGTCATGGGCTCGAACATCGCCCGCAACTTCGCCCGCAACGGCCACACCGTCGCGGTGTACAACCGCAGCCCGGAGAAGACCCGCGCCCTCATCGCCGACCACGGCGACGAGGGGTCCTTCGTGCCCTCGGAGACCATCGGGGATTTCGTGGCCTCGCTGGAGCGCCCGCGCCGCGCCCTGATCATGGTGCAGGCCGGCCCCGCCACCGACGCCGTCATCGAGCAGCTCGCCGACGCGATGGAGGAGGGCGACATCATCATCGACGGCGGCAACTCGCTGTACACCGACACCATCCGCCGCGAAAAGGAGATCCGCGCCCGCGGCCTGCACTACGTCGGCGCCGGCATCTCCGGCGGCGAGGAGGGCGCGCTCAACGGCCCGTCGATCATGCCGGGCGGCACCGCCGAGTCCTACGAGTCCCTCGGCCCGCTGCTGGAATCCGTGTCCGCGCACGTCGACGGCGTGCCCTGCTGCACCCACATCTCCACCGACGGCGCCGGGCACTTCGTCAAGATGGTCCACAACGGCATCGAGTACGCCGACATGCAGGTCATCGGCGAGGCGTACCAGCTGCTGCGCGACGCCGCGGGCCTGTCCCCGGCGGAGATCGCCGACGTGTTCCGCGAGTGGAACGCCGGCGACCTCGACTCCTACCTGGTGGAGATCACCGCCGAGGTGCTGTCGCAGGTCGACGCCGCCACCGGGCAGCCGCTGGTCGACGTCATCGTGGACGCCGCCGGCCAGAAGGGCACGGGCCGCTGGACGGTCAAGGCCGCCCTGGACCTGGGCATCCCGGTCACCGGCATCGGCGAGGCCGTCTTCGCCCGCGCGCTGTCGTCGTCCCTGGACCAGCGCGCCGCCGCCCGCGACCTGCCCTCCGGCGAGCTCACCGGCCGTCCCGCCGACCGCGACGAGTTCATCGAGAAGGTCCGCCGCGCGCTCTACGCCTCGAAGATCGTGGCGTACTCGCAGGGCTTCGACGAGATCAACGCCGGCGCCGCCGAATACGGCTGGGACATCGACCGCGGCGCGCTGGCCACCATCTGGCGCGGCGGCTGCATCATCCGCGCCCGCTTCCTCGACCGCATCAAGGAGGCCTACGACCGCGATCCGGAACTGCCGGCCCTGCTGCTGGACCCGTACTTCCGCGACCAGGTCACCGAGTGCCTGGATGCGTGGCGCGACGTCGTGGTCACCGCCACCCGCATGGGCCTGCCGGCCCCGGTGTTCTCGTCCTCGCTGGCCTACTACGACGCCCTGCGCGCCGAGCGCCTCCCGGCTGCCCTGATCCAGGGCCAGCGCGACTTCTTCGGCGCCCACACCTACCGGCGCACGGACAAGGAGGGCTCCTTCCACACGCTGTGGTCGGGCGACCGCTCCGAGGTGGAGGCGTAG
- a CDS encoding DEAD/DEAH box helicase — protein sequence MRVTEPTPIQAAVLPDALAGRDILGRAPTGSGKTLAFGIPLVQALAGSASRPGRPRGLVIAPTRELADQIADVLGDLGAAAGLRVRAFVGGENIARQKLTLAAPVDIAVVTPGRAHDLRRKGWLSLDDVAVAVIDEADELAALGFLPDVLGLLRATPAGAVRMLFSATLDAAAEALMEGRSPARHEVSEAVVSVETMKHLVFRVPDNDAADAVTAWIAAREGRVVLFGNTRHRVTGLAEFLAGQGIRAEALHGDRGQTARRKALADFASGEIPVLVATDVAARGIDVDSLDLVVHVDPPPEAATYVHRSGRTARAGATGTVVTIVRDRQADAVADMLRAAGVDPEIIDVSPGSKALKKWTGARKPPGPARGRSGSGAGREARGSGQGAGRRQAGTGRGKPGRGPARASRPHRPKRKRGKK from the coding sequence ATGCGCGTCACCGAGCCGACGCCGATCCAGGCGGCCGTCCTGCCCGACGCCCTCGCCGGCCGCGACATCCTCGGCCGCGCCCCCACGGGGTCCGGCAAGACGCTGGCGTTCGGCATCCCGCTGGTCCAGGCGCTGGCGGGGTCGGCATCGCGGCCGGGCCGCCCGCGTGGCCTGGTCATCGCCCCGACCCGCGAGCTCGCCGACCAGATCGCCGACGTCCTCGGCGATCTCGGTGCGGCGGCCGGCCTGCGGGTGCGGGCCTTCGTCGGCGGCGAGAACATCGCGCGGCAGAAGCTCACGCTCGCCGCGCCCGTCGACATCGCCGTGGTCACCCCGGGCCGCGCGCACGATTTGCGCCGGAAGGGATGGCTTTCGCTTGACGACGTCGCCGTCGCGGTCATCGACGAGGCCGACGAGTTGGCGGCGCTGGGGTTCCTGCCCGACGTCCTCGGCCTCCTTCGCGCCACTCCGGCGGGGGCGGTGCGCATGCTGTTTTCCGCGACGCTCGACGCCGCCGCCGAGGCGCTCATGGAGGGGCGGTCCCCGGCCCGCCACGAGGTGTCCGAGGCCGTCGTGTCGGTGGAGACGATGAAGCACCTGGTCTTCCGGGTGCCCGACAACGACGCCGCCGACGCCGTCACCGCATGGATCGCCGCCCGCGAGGGCCGGGTGGTGCTCTTCGGCAACACCCGCCACCGCGTCACCGGCCTGGCCGAGTTCCTGGCCGGCCAGGGCATCCGAGCCGAGGCGCTGCACGGCGACCGCGGCCAAACCGCCCGCCGCAAGGCGCTGGCCGATTTCGCCTCGGGCGAGATCCCCGTCCTTGTGGCCACCGACGTCGCCGCCCGCGGCATCGACGTCGATTCCCTCGACCTGGTCGTCCACGTCGACCCACCGCCGGAGGCCGCCACCTACGTCCACCGTTCCGGCCGCACGGCGCGCGCCGGCGCGACGGGCACGGTGGTGACCATCGTCCGCGACCGGCAGGCCGACGCCGTCGCGGACATGCTGCGCGCCGCCGGCGTGGACCCCGAGATCATCGACGTCTCCCCCGGTTCGAAGGCGCTGAAGAAGTGGACCGGCGCCCGCAAACCCCCGGGCCCCGCACGCGGGCGGAGCGGGTCGGGAGCCGGCCGGGAGGCACGCGGCTCGGGGCAGGGCGCGGGCCGTCGTCAAGCGGGAACCGGACGGGGGAAGCCCGGCCGGGGTCCGGCGCGCGCCTCGCGCCCCCACCGGCCCAAGCGCAAGCGCGGCAAGAAGTAG
- a CDS encoding hemolysin family protein, whose translation MDIFLNIVAVLGFIALTAGTGLFVAFEFALTGVERSSIDNDVRKRGDGQAHSVRKAHNRLSFHLSGAQLGITLTTLATGFLAEPVLARYFGPMLGWVGLPETATGPTALVLALIVATGLSMIYGELVPKNIAITEPLAVARFTARPVMWFNWAFHMFIQSMNLTANWMVRKLGIEPADELASARSPQELGALVRNSARHGALDKSKAQVLQSSLEFGETTAEDLMTPRSTIISLDVDDTVADLLATALESGRSRFPVTDGDLDATVGVVHVKDAFTVPAARRTTTRVAELARQVPVLPQSLDGDAVLEAVRSAGSQIALVADEYGGTAGIVTIEDVVEEILGEVYDEYDDAEAEQEVRRVTEGWDCSGLVRVDDLPQKVGYFAPDGDHETLGGVIMLALGRIPAEGDVVLLPETDRDMLDEFESGIAGRWYARILAMDGRRVDRALLIPVTRERAKEMFDR comes from the coding sequence ATGGACATATTCCTCAACATCGTCGCGGTCCTCGGCTTCATCGCGCTGACCGCGGGCACGGGGCTGTTCGTCGCCTTCGAGTTCGCGCTGACCGGCGTGGAGCGCTCGTCGATCGACAATGACGTGCGCAAGCGCGGCGACGGGCAGGCGCATTCCGTGCGCAAGGCCCACAACCGCCTGTCGTTCCACCTTTCCGGGGCGCAGCTGGGCATCACGCTGACCACGCTGGCCACCGGCTTTTTGGCGGAGCCGGTGCTCGCCCGCTACTTCGGCCCGATGCTCGGATGGGTCGGACTTCCGGAAACCGCGACCGGACCGACCGCGCTGGTGCTGGCGCTGATCGTGGCCACCGGGCTGTCGATGATCTACGGCGAACTGGTGCCCAAGAACATCGCCATCACCGAGCCGCTGGCCGTCGCCCGCTTCACCGCCCGGCCCGTGATGTGGTTCAACTGGGCGTTCCACATGTTCATCCAGTCGATGAACCTCACCGCCAACTGGATGGTGCGCAAGCTGGGCATCGAACCCGCCGACGAACTGGCGTCGGCGCGCTCGCCGCAGGAGCTCGGCGCGCTCGTGCGGAACTCCGCCCGGCACGGCGCGCTGGACAAGTCGAAGGCGCAGGTGCTGCAGAGCTCCCTGGAATTCGGCGAAACCACCGCCGAGGACCTGATGACGCCGCGGTCGACCATCATTTCGCTCGACGTCGACGACACCGTCGCCGACCTGCTGGCCACCGCCCTGGAATCCGGCCGCTCCCGCTTCCCCGTCACCGACGGCGACCTCGACGCCACCGTCGGCGTCGTCCACGTCAAGGACGCGTTCACCGTGCCCGCCGCCCGCCGCACGACGACCCGCGTCGCCGAACTGGCCCGGCAGGTTCCGGTGCTTCCGCAATCCCTCGACGGCGACGCCGTGCTCGAGGCGGTCCGGTCGGCGGGTTCGCAGATCGCCCTGGTCGCCGACGAATACGGGGGCACGGCGGGCATCGTCACCATCGAGGACGTCGTCGAGGAGATCCTCGGCGAGGTCTACGACGAGTACGACGACGCCGAAGCCGAGCAGGAAGTCCGCCGCGTCACCGAAGGCTGGGACTGCTCCGGTCTGGTGCGCGTCGACGACCTGCCCCAGAAGGTCGGGTACTTCGCGCCCGACGGCGACCACGAGACCCTGGGCGGCGTGATCATGCTGGCGCTCGGCCGCATCCCCGCCGAAGGCGACGTGGTGCTGCTGCCGGAGACCGACCGCGACATGCTCGACGAGTTCGAATCCGGCATCGCGGGCCGCTGGTACGCCCGCATTCTGGCGATGGACGGCCGCCGCGTCGACCGGGCCCTGCTGATCCCCGTGACCCGGGAGCGCGCGAAGGAGATGTTCGACCGATGA
- a CDS encoding 3-methyladenine DNA glycosylase, whose product MTAGETSGTRVDSGLGSGPRDHSTADVVLPLDEWLHRARAHARRADELCAGHLERRSRGLKHPVWDFLFEYYPVRPGVLRRWTPGLGVALAGADDPRAAEHVSHMRDFRVGADGIARLDRAALAARRGKAISYVADLLAGTMANDAHFDCFGLHEWAMVYRADETRHAVPLRLGRAATDRVVEANRVRCTHYDAYRFFTPDAVPLNENRPTRATQPACEQGGCLHANMDLYKWATKLGPLVPGELWLDAFELARDVRRLDMEASPYDLADHGFEPVRIETPEGKAEYVARQRDLAGRAAPIRTELLRLARSFHG is encoded by the coding sequence ATGACGGCCGGCGAGACCTCCGGCACCCGCGTCGACTCCGGACTCGGCTCCGGCCCTCGCGACCACTCCACCGCCGACGTGGTGCTGCCGCTCGACGAATGGCTGCACCGCGCCCGCGCCCATGCCCGCCGCGCCGATGAACTGTGCGCCGGCCACCTGGAGCGTCGCTCGCGCGGTCTGAAGCACCCGGTTTGGGACTTCCTCTTCGAGTACTACCCCGTGCGGCCGGGCGTGCTGCGCCGGTGGACGCCCGGCCTCGGCGTCGCCCTGGCCGGCGCCGACGACCCCCGTGCCGCCGAACACGTGTCGCACATGCGCGATTTCCGCGTCGGCGCCGACGGCATCGCGCGGCTTGATCGCGCCGCCCTCGCCGCCCGCCGCGGGAAGGCGATTTCCTACGTCGCAGATCTGCTCGCGGGGACCATGGCCAACGACGCCCACTTCGACTGCTTCGGGCTGCACGAATGGGCGATGGTCTACCGCGCCGACGAAACCCGCCACGCCGTTCCCCTGCGCCTCGGGCGCGCGGCGACGGATCGCGTCGTGGAGGCCAACAGGGTGCGGTGCACGCATTACGACGCCTACCGGTTCTTCACTCCCGACGCGGTGCCGCTGAACGAGAACCGGCCGACTCGCGCCACGCAACCGGCCTGCGAACAGGGCGGCTGCCTGCACGCGAACATGGACCTGTACAAGTGGGCCACGAAGCTCGGCCCCCTCGTCCCCGGCGAGCTGTGGCTCGACGCGTTCGAACTGGCCCGCGACGTGCGGCGCCTGGACATGGAGGCGTCTCCCTACGACTTGGCCGATCACGGATTCGAGCCCGTCCGGATAGAAACTCCCGAGGGCAAGGCCGAGTACGTAGCCAGGCAGCGGGATTTGGCGGGGCGCGCCGCGCCGATTCGCACGGAGTTGCTCCGATTGGCGAGGTCATTTCACGGCTAA
- a CDS encoding MerR family transcriptional regulator, with amino-acid sequence MADDRIADRQGSEKDAVDAGVQESLFDMGPDEEVGYRVPIACQAAGITYRQLDYWARTGLVEPSIRNAHGSGSQRLYSFRDILVLKIVRGLLDTGISLQNIRLAVDKLRDLGVDDLATITLVSDGRTVYQCRSNEEVIDLLNGGQGVFGIAVPGIMKELAGSIASFPSERVDGTPVEAPVDELAARRRRRIG; translated from the coding sequence ATGGCCGACGATCGCATCGCTGATCGCCAGGGCTCCGAAAAGGATGCCGTCGATGCCGGCGTCCAGGAGTCGCTGTTCGACATGGGACCGGACGAGGAAGTGGGCTACCGCGTGCCCATCGCCTGCCAGGCCGCGGGAATCACATACCGTCAACTCGACTACTGGGCCCGCACCGGGCTGGTCGAGCCGTCCATCCGCAACGCGCACGGCTCCGGCTCGCAGCGCCTCTACTCCTTCCGCGACATCCTCGTGCTGAAGATCGTCCGCGGACTGCTGGACACCGGCATTTCCCTGCAGAACATCCGCCTGGCCGTGGACAAGCTCCGCGACCTGGGCGTCGACGACCTGGCGACCATCACCCTGGTCTCCGACGGCCGCACCGTTTACCAGTGTCGCTCCAACGAGGAGGTCATCGACCTGCTCAACGGCGGCCAGGGCGTGTTCGGCATCGCCGTGCCGGGCATCATGAAGGAGCTCGCCGGCTCCATCGCCAGCTTCCCGTCGGAGCGCGTCGACGGCACTCCGGTCGAGGCCCCCGTCGACGAGCTGGCCGCCCGCCGCCGTCGCCGCATCGGCTGA
- a CDS encoding bifunctional nuclease family protein: MDEFVEVESRGILVHEPEDHPVLLLSWPGSGRVVPVWIGAAEAAYLAAREAGMTQNRPCAQDVIVEMAESTGNSIDRAEVTGFHEGVYIAALVLSDGGRVDCRVSDAVAVCEIAEAPLVFAREILEATSVPAGSLFDGAAHDGEEEEESVEEFARFLDEIDAADFLGESGGADGSGESGGSGEPGGSGGSGESDGSGGAGPS, translated from the coding sequence ATGGATGAATTCGTCGAGGTCGAATCCCGCGGGATCCTGGTGCACGAGCCGGAGGACCATCCGGTCCTGCTGCTGTCGTGGCCGGGCAGCGGTCGTGTCGTACCGGTGTGGATCGGGGCCGCGGAGGCCGCGTACCTGGCCGCCCGCGAAGCGGGCATGACGCAGAACCGACCCTGCGCGCAGGACGTCATCGTCGAGATGGCCGAGTCGACGGGCAATTCCATCGACCGCGCGGAAGTCACCGGTTTCCACGAGGGCGTGTACATCGCGGCGCTCGTGCTTTCCGACGGAGGCCGCGTCGATTGCCGCGTGTCCGATGCCGTCGCCGTCTGCGAGATCGCCGAAGCCCCGCTGGTCTTCGCGCGGGAGATCCTCGAAGCCACGTCGGTGCCCGCGGGTTCGCTTTTCGACGGCGCCGCCCACGACGGGGAAGAGGAAGAGGAGTCGGTCGAGGAGTTCGCGCGGTTCCTCGACGAGATCGACGCCGCCGATTTCCTCGGAGAGTCGGGCGGCGCGGACGGCTCGGGTGAGTCAGGCGGATCGGGCGAGCCGGGTGGCTCGGGCGGCTCCGGCGAGTCGGATGGTTCCGGCGGGGCCGGCCCGTCGTAA
- the ftsR gene encoding transcriptional regulator FtsR — MAAVPASAPDSGASSPRTRSAGKMSIGAVLSELQQEFPDVTVSKIRFLESEGLISPSRSQSGYRRFARADVDRLRYILTVQRDNYLPLKVIKEQLDNIDAGNVAAVGEGLASVTPLVTADQFRESAVVHLTRAELAERAGIDEEFLGSLVRARLLSPDAMDCFDGDDLALATTAGKLREFGLDARHMKTVRTAASREADLIGQAAAPMARSKGDGARQKAEEMAREMTALLVTLHGTLLKRQVNDDLGR; from the coding sequence GTGGCAGCCGTTCCAGCTTCCGCCCCCGACTCCGGGGCATCTTCCCCGAGGACCAGGTCCGCGGGGAAGATGTCCATCGGCGCCGTGCTGTCGGAGCTCCAGCAGGAGTTCCCCGACGTCACGGTGTCGAAGATCCGTTTCCTCGAGTCCGAGGGGCTCATTTCGCCGTCCCGCAGCCAGTCCGGGTACCGCCGATTCGCCCGTGCCGACGTCGACCGTCTCCGCTACATCCTCACCGTCCAGCGCGACAATTACCTGCCGCTGAAGGTCATCAAGGAGCAGCTGGACAACATCGACGCCGGCAACGTCGCCGCGGTCGGCGAGGGCCTGGCTTCGGTGACCCCGCTGGTCACGGCGGACCAGTTCCGCGAGTCCGCGGTGGTCCACCTGACGCGCGCGGAGCTGGCCGAGCGGGCGGGCATCGACGAGGAGTTCCTGGGCAGCCTGGTGCGCGCCCGGCTGCTGTCCCCGGATGCGATGGACTGCTTCGACGGCGATGATCTCGCGCTGGCCACCACGGCCGGCAAGCTGCGCGAGTTCGGCCTGGACGCGCGCCACATGAAGACGGTGCGCACGGCGGCCTCGCGCGAGGCCGACCTGATCGGCCAGGCGGCCGCCCCGATGGCGCGGTCGAAGGGCGACGGAGCCCGCCAGAAGGCGGAGGAAATGGCCCGGGAGATGACCGCGCTGCTGGTCACCCTGCACGGCACGCTGCTCAAGCGCCAGGTCAACGATGACCTCGGGCGCTGA
- the odhI gene encoding oxoglutarate dehydrogenase inhibitor Odhl, with product MTNNTGKPEASVETTSVFRADLLKEMESGAGQDPAVPGVEGLPAGSALLVVKRGPNAGSRFLLDQPVTTSGRHPDSDIFLDDVTVSRRHAEFRMEGDKFEVVDVGSLNGTYVNREPKNSADLSNGDEVQIGKFRLVFLTSPK from the coding sequence ATGACGAACAACACCGGCAAGCCTGAGGCCTCGGTGGAGACCACCTCGGTCTTCCGCGCCGACCTGCTCAAGGAGATGGAGTCCGGCGCCGGCCAGGATCCCGCGGTGCCCGGCGTCGAGGGGCTGCCCGCCGGTTCGGCGCTCCTCGTGGTGAAGCGCGGCCCGAACGCCGGCTCGCGTTTCCTGCTCGACCAGCCGGTGACCACTTCCGGTCGCCACCCCGACAGCGACATTTTCCTCGACGACGTCACCGTCTCGCGCCGTCACGCGGAGTTCCGCATGGAGGGCGACAAGTTCGAGGTCGTCGACGTGGGATCGCTGAACGGCACCTACGTCAACCGCGAGCCGAAGAACTCGGCCGACCTGTCCAACGGTGACGAGGTCCAGATCGGCAAGTTCCGCCTGGTCTTCCTCACCTCCCCGAAGTAA